A DNA window from Impatiens glandulifera chromosome 7, dImpGla2.1, whole genome shotgun sequence contains the following coding sequences:
- the LOC124944704 gene encoding eukaryotic peptide chain release factor subunit 1-3, protein MADAQETDKNIEIWKIKKLIKALEAARGNGTSMISLIMPPRDQISRVTKMLGDEFGTASNIKSRVNRQSVLGAITSAQQRLKLYNKVPPNGLVLYTGTIVTDDGKEKKVTIDFEPFRPINASLYLCDNKFHTEALNELLESDDKFGFIIMDGNGTLFGTLSGNTREVLHKFSVDLPKKHGRGGQSALRFARLRMEKRHNYVRKTAELATQFYINPATSQPNVSGLILAGSADFKTELSQSDMFDPRLQAKILNVVDVSYGGENGFNQAIELSSEILSNVKFIQEKRLIGKYFEEISQDTGKYVFGIDDTLKALDMGAVETLIVWENLDYTRYDLKNSTTGELVVKHLNKEQEADQKNFRDQETAAELEVQEKLSLLEWFANEYRKFGCTLEFVTNKSQEGSQFCRGFGGIGGILRYQLDMRAFDDLSDDGVYDDDSE, encoded by the coding sequence ATGGCTGATGCTCAAGAGACTGATAAGAACATTGAGATATGGAAAATCAAGAAGCTGATCAAGGCACTGGAAGCTGCTAGGGGAAATGGAACCAGCATGATTTCTCTTATCATGCCTCCACGAGATCAGATCTCTAGAGTAACTAAGATGCTTGGTGATGAGTTTGGAACTGCTTCAAACATTAAGAGTAGGGTGAATCGTCAGTCTGTTCTTGGTGCTATCACCTCTGCTCAACAAAGGCTAAAGCTGTACAACAAAGTTCCTCCCAATGGTCTCGTTCTCTACACTGGAACAATTGTTACTGATGACGgaaaagagaagaaagtaacTATTGACTTTGAGCCTTTCCGTCCGATAAATGCTTCTCTTTACCTATGTGATAACAAATTCCACACTGAAGCTCTGAATGAACTTCTTGAATCTGATGACAAGTTCGGCTTTATCATTATGGATGGTAATGGAACCCTTTTCGGAACTTTAAGTGGAAACACTCGTGAAGTCCTTCACAAGTTCAGTGTTGATCTCCCGAAGAAGCACGGAAGAGGAGGTCAGTCGGCTCTTAGGTTTGCTCGTCTTCGAATGGAGAAGCGTCACAACTACGTGAGGAAGACAGCTGAACTTGCCACTCAATTCTACATCAATCCTGCCACCAGTCAACCGAATGTTTCAGGTCTGATATTGGCTGGGTCGGCTGACTTCAAGACTGAACTGAGTCAGTCCGATATGTTTGACCCTCGCCTCCAAGCGAAAATTCTGAACGTTGTCGATGTTTCTTACGGAGGTGAGAATGGTTTCAATCAGGCGATTGAGCTTTCGTCGGAAATTCTGTCGAACGTGAAGTTCATACAGGAGAAGCGTTTGATTGGAAAGTACTTTGAGGAGATAAGTCAGGACACTGGGAAATATGTGTTTGGAATCGACGACACTCTGAAAGCACTTGATATGGGTGCGGTCGAGACTCTCATCGTGTGGGAGAATTTGGACTACACTCGTTACGATTTGAAAAACAGTACGACTGGGGAGTTGGTTGTTAAGCATTTGAACAAGGAGCAAGAGGCAGATCAGAAGAATTTCCGCGATCAGGAGACTGCGGCCGAACTGGAAGTGCAGGAGAAGTTGTCCTTGCTCGAGTGGTTTGCGAATGAGTACAGGAAGTTTGGGTGCACTTTGGAGTTTGTGACGAACAAGTCCCAAGAGGGGTCTCAGTTTTGTAGAGGCTTCGGTGGGATTGGTGGTATACTACGTTACCAGCTTGACATGAGAGCATTTGATGATCTTTCTGATGATGGTGTTTACGACGATGACTCTGAATAG
- the LOC124944574 gene encoding interaptin-like: MSRITNWKLEKAKVKVVFRLQFHASHIPQTGWDKLFISFFPAESVKLTAKTTKAIVRNGTCKWADPIYETTRLLQDSKTKEFDDKLYKFVVAMGSSRASILGEASINLADYADALKPSVVPLPLHGCNSGAILHVTVQLLTSKTGFREFEQQREQREKGFSTGTDQNKNGESGSGNMLSPEVLSNDQVDIKVKLRSRSKDLPPLEEETQSTGEYSDFAVGFEGSSNTSESLCAEKNETCSTHEIESLKSTASGDLSGFTQCQSPQADRVNPTDHQIPVKGRNDWIHGWGSEGSIDNDLVLVHEENARLRGNLEVAENSILELKMQVSSLQVYAHEIGAETQNFAKQLSAEVVSGEELALEASAMKSECAKLKEDIEFLRSIKSAPQLHSMETSAIDDHVCLVREMQIKWLERLLFMEGKVQELHNKAYLGFQERDIRFLTSDLESLLVTIQELRQGNGETISLLNNLFSGKSRTKENTGGEQFVLGNGFNVDLYQPADMLHCLNMPSLKSQEPDSAVATSMLKDKIFELLKEADDAKAEREALTRKMEQMESYYEALIHDLEENQKQMLGELQSLTDEHSACLFNIASTKAEMESIRQDMNGQILQLAEEKHDLDAMNKEIEKRAVTSEAALRRARLNYSIAVDQLQKDLDLLSSQVLSMFETNENLIKQTYSGSDVIESFQPQNQNIGLKKQLLGGDILVDDMKKSLLLQEELYQKVEGELCEMHSMNVHLDVFSKILQQTLVEANAEIMTMGGKTDQLSHELSLSTEGNKSLMLKLQAALDDIETLNECKITNSLQNRLLEDKLENLSYDNACLSQKVIEFKSTIQKYTDMESRYEACSADNTKLTDLLKQESSKNEILQNNVFALTEGLKIVKAEYDEVISSGEIVQESTRLSEEKLRNLLASHSGEFSKYVHDLERFDMMSIIEQLEILLSVSGEKSIQLLGEKKLIEEERDIAQASMGAIGSEIISLKQKFNHDVNQMGTKIVASSALLEKLQLQLDVFANRLQISCDAEETYTNQNRELYANLSVFEAEITQLASKNSELAKEIMALESVNEQVGYSNSTISRLTQENQQLVVSSREKDEKCVFLQDEVQVERNLRINVEETVLGLTSQLNEKNDQLLDYEQLKAELAQLRMDIDVERNLRNNIEETVSDLTCQLNEKNGQLLGYEQLKAELAQIRMEIEVERNLRHNIEETVSDLTSQLNEKNDRLLDYEQLKTELAQLRMDIEVERNLRNNIEETVSDLTCQLNEKNGQLLGYEQLKAEFVQLRMDTEVERNLRDNIEETVSKLTCQLNEKNDRLLDYEKLKAELVQLRLDIEVEKSRVRSFDQLHEKSSGLIGMGSQLSDMHEYAMVLDVKSVFLRSQYEDRFNELSLHTGELQNKNLHLEMMINNCMASQEHYVEENARLVNAMESLRSELKFSMDKYQAASDLNRVLEIELGEYKKRISELQAIELEVRRMKSEIISAEEENDHLIASMEESEIFVIVLTAGLNELNARVISLEGYKDKTMKLQNQYDELNKQLTEQTRKAEEFKNLSTRLKELKDEAEAECYRAREKRESEGQSDSIQESLRIAFMKEQCETIVQELRQELFMSKKHGEEMLLKLQDAVDEIENRKKFEASHSKRNEELTQKVLELEEELQSAVSHKREKNKAYDSVNTELECALLSIEYCKEEKEGLKTSLQECMEENSRISNELTLTNGKLESVTSLTCDCKRHSGSNGVRRMPTHHTDMEEDEKLGSSKEESAGIYSVGSYSSRNLDDVDSASTKAEKDAQSPSIRSESWSTPLKKHIIQDVTTEIPLEPEKGTSPHEDLMHLALINDTFKNQSLKSSMDNLHKELERMKSDNLFLKSECELDPDIAYLQKEVAQLDEVNEQLKCKFPTFIECQSNGNALERVLALEIELAESLQSKQKSTVQFQSSFIKQHNDEQAVLQSFRDINELIKEMLDMKGRYSSVENELKDMHDRYSQLSLQFAEVEGERQKLTMMLKNTRTSKKQLLSPSRSSSITLANSPS; this comes from the exons ATGTCCAGGATTACCAATTGGAAGCTTGAGAAGGCAAAAGTGAAAGTTGTCTTTAGGCTGCAATTTCATGCTTCACAT ATTCCACAAACCGGATGGGACAAGCTGTTTATATCCTTCTTTCCTGCTGAGTCTGTGAAATTAACAGCAAAGACTACCAAAGCCATTGTTAGAAATGGCACATGCAAATGGGCAGATCCTATATATGAAACTACAAGGCTTCTTCAGGATTCCAAAACCAAAGAATTTGATGACAAGTTGTACAAATTTGTTGTGGCCATG GGTTCTTCTCGTGCTAGCATCCTTGGCGAAGCTAGCATCAATCTTGCTGATTATGCTGATGCATTGAAGCCATCAGTTGTTCCATTGCCTCTCCATGGGTGCAATTCTGGAGCTATATTACAT GTCACAGTTCAGCTTCTAACTTCCAAGACAGGGTTTAG AGAGTTTGAGCAGCAGAGGGAACAAAGAGAGAAGGGTTTCTCAACAGGGACGGATCAAAATAAGAATGGTGAATCTGGGAGTGGAAACATGTTATCTCCAGAAGTGCTTTCCAATGATCAG GTtgatataaaagttaaattaagGTCAAGGTCAAAAGACCTTCCTCCTCTTGAAGAAGAGACACAATCAACTGGAGAATATTCGGATTTCGCCGTTGGATTTGAGGGATCATCTAATACCTCAGAAAGTCTATGTGCCGAAAAGAACGAAACTTGTAGCACTCATGAAATTGAGAGTCTCAAGAGCACGGCGTCTGGAGATTTGAGTGGTTTCACCCAATGCCAAAGTCCACAGGCCGATAGAGTGAATCCAACCGATCATCAAATTCCGGTTAAGGGGAGAAACGATTGGATACATGGTTGGGGTTCAGAAGGTTCCATTGATAATGACCTGGTGCTTGTTCATGAAGAAAATGCTAGACTTAGAGGCAACTTGGAAGTGGCTGAAAATTCTATTCTTGAACTTAAGATGCAGGTAAGCTCTTTGCAAGTGTATGCGCATGAAATCGGCGCTGAAACGCAGAATTTCGCAAAACAGCTTTCTGCTGAAGTTGTTTCTGGTGAAGAACTGGCGTTAGAGGCTTCTGCAATGAAGTCAGAGTGTGCGAAGTTAAAAGAGGATATCGAATTTCTAAGAAGTATAAAATCTGCTCCTCAATTGCACAGTATGGAAACTAGTGCTATAGATGACCATGTGTGTTTAGTTCGAGAAATGCAAATAAAATGGCTCGAAAGACTTCTATTCATGGAGGGTAAGGTTCAAGAGCTTCATAATAAAGCATACCTTGGTTTCCAAGAAAGAGACATCCGATTCCTTACTTCGGATTTGGAGTCATTGCTCGTAACCATACAGGAACTAAGGCAAGGAAATGGTGAAACAATTTCtttgttaaataatttgttttcggGAAAGAGTCGTACAAAAGAGAACACGGGAGGCGAGCAATTTGTATTGGGAAATGGATTCAATGTGGACTTGTATCAGCCAGCTGACATGCTTCACTGTTTAAACATGCCAAGCTTAAAATCTCAAGAACCTGATTCAGCTGTCGCCACAAGTATGTTGAAAGACAAAATATTCGAGCTCTTGAAAGAAGCCGACGATGCCAAGGCTGAACGAGAAGCCCTCACAAGGAAAATGGAGCAGATGGAGAGTTACTATGAGGCTCTTATTCATGATCTCGAAGAAAATCAGAAGCAAATGCTGGGAGAGTTACAAAGCTTAACAGATGAACATTCCGCTTGTTTGTTTAATATTGCTTCCACCAAAGCCGAGATGGAATCAATCCGCCAAGATATGAATGGACAGATTCTTCAACTAGCGGAAGAGAAACATGATTTGGATGCAATGAATAAGGAGATCGAGAAGAGGGCTGTTACCTCAGAGGCAGCCCTAAGAAGGGCCCGGTTGAATTATTCTATAGCTGTTGACCAGTTACAGAAGGACCTCGATTTGCTTTCATCCCAGGTTTTATCTATGTTTGAAACGAACGAGAACCTTATTAAGCAAACCTATTCAGGATCTGATGTTATTGAATCCTTTCAGCCTCAAAACCAAAATATAGGGTTAAAAAAACAGCTCCTAGGTGGAGATATTCTTGTTGACGATATGAAAAAATCGCTCCTATTGCAGGAAGAGCTCTACCAGAAAGTTGAAGGAGAACTCTGTGAGATGCATTCGATGAATGTGCATTTGGATGTCTTCTCAAAAATCCTGCAACAAACTTTAGTTGAAGCTAATGCTGAAATCATGACAATGGGAGGAAAAACTGATCAACTTTCACATGAGTTGAGCCTTTCAACTGAGGGAAACAAATCTTTGATGCTAAAGCTACAGGCTGCTCTTGACGATATTGAGACCCTTAATGAATGCAAAATTACTAATTCCTTGCAAAATCGTCTTTTGGAAGATAAGTTGGAAAACCTTTCCTATGACAATGCCTGTCTTTCTCAAAAGGTTATCGAGTTCAAATCAACTATCCAAAAGTACACAGATATGGAAAGCAGATATGAAGCTTGTTCTGCTGACAACACGAAGCTGACAGATTTATTAAAACAGGAATCTTCGAAGAATGAGATTCTTCAGAATAATGTATTTGCTTTAACGGAAGGGTTAAAGATTGTCAAAGCTGAGTATGATGAAGTAATTTCTTCTGGGGAAATTGTACAGGAAAGCACTCGACTTTCGGAGGAAAAATTAAGGAATTTGTTGGCATCACATTCTGGAGAATTTAGTAAATACGTCCATGATCTTGAGCGATTCGACATGATGAGTATTATTGAACAACTGGAGATACTCTTATCTGTTTCAGGCGAAAAGTCTATTCAACTATTGGGAGAGAAGAAACTTATAGAGGAGGAAAGAGATATTGCTCAAGCTTCCATGGGTGCCATTGGATCTGAAATTATTTCCTTGAAGCAGAAATTCAACCATGATGTAAATCAGATGGGTACTAAGATAGTTGCTTCCAGTGCCCTTCTTGAGAAACTTCAGTTGCAGCTTGATGTGTTTGCAAACAGACTCCAGATCAGTTGTGATGCTGAAGAGACCTACACAAATCAAAATAGAGAGCTTTATGCTAATCTTTCAGTTTTCGAAGCTGAAATAACACAACTCGCATCTAAGAATTCAGAACTTGCTAAAGAGATTATGGCACTGGAATCTGTAAATGAGCAAGTCGGTTATAGTAACTCAACTATTTCTCGGCTAACCCAGGAAAATCAACAACTCGTGGTATCTTCAAGGGAGAAAGATGAGAAATGTGTTTTTCTGCAAGACGAAGTGCAAGTGGAGAGAAACTTAAGAATTAATGTTGAGGAAACCGTCTTGGGTCTTACTTCTCAGTTGAATGAGAAAAATGATCAGTTGCTTGATTATGAGCAGCTGAAAGCTGAACTTGCTCAGTTAAGAATGGACATAGATGTGGAGAGAaacttaagaaataatattGAGGAAACCGTCTCAGATCTTACATGTCAGTTGAATGAGAAGAATGGGCAGTTACTTGGTTATGAGCAGCTGAAAGCTGAACTTGCTCAAATAAGAATGGAGATAGAAGTGGAGAGAAATCTAAGACACAATATTGAGGAAACCGTCTCGGATCTTACTTCTCAGTTGAATGAGAAGAATGATCGGTTGCTTGATTATGAGCAGCTGAAAACTGAACTTGCTCAATTAAGAATGGACATTGAAGTGGAGAGAaacttaagaaataatattGAGGAAACCGTCTCAGATCTTACTTGTCAGTTGAATGAGAAGAATGGTCAGTTACTTGGTTATGAGCAGCTGAAAGCTGAATTTGTTCAATTAAGAATGGACACGGAAGTAGAGAGAAACCTAAGAGATAATATTGAGGAAACAGTCTCAAAGCTTACTTGTCAGTTGAATGAGAAGAATGATAGGTTGCTTGATTATGAGAAGCTGAAAGCTGAACTTGTTCAATTAAGACTGGACATAGAAGTGGAGAAATCCAGAGTTCGATCCTTCGATCAGCTTCATGAGAAATCTTCCGGTCTTATTGGCATGGGAAGTCAGTTGTCGGATATGCATGAATATGCGATGGTGCTAGATGTTAAATCCGTCTTTCTCAGATCACAATATGAAGACCGTTTTAACGAGCTTTCTCTACACACTGGGGAGTTGCAAAACAAGAATCTTCACTTAGAGATGATGATTAATAACTGCATGGCTAGCCAAGAGCATTATGTAGAAGAAAATGCACGCCTGGTTAATGCTATGGAATCTCTGAGATCCGAATTAAAGTTTTCAATGGATAAATATCAAGCTGCTTCAGATTTGAATAGGGTTTTGGAAATTGAATTAGGGGAATACAAGAAAAGAATTTCGGAACTACAAGCTATCGAATTAGAGGTCAGAAGGATGAAAAGCGAGATAATAAGTGCTGAAGAAGAGAATGATCACTTGAtagcttcaatggaggaatcTGAAATTTTCGTGATTGTGCTCACTGCCGGGCTCAATGAACTCAATGCCAGAGTTATTTCGCTGGAAGGATATAAAGATAAAACTATGAAGCTGCAAAACCAGTATGATGAACTTAACAAGCAGTTGACTGAACAGACGAGGAAAGCAGAGGAGTTTAAGAATTTATCCACTCGTTTAAAGGAGCTTAAAGACGAGGCTGAAGCTGAATGTTACCGAGCTCGTGAAAAAAGAGAATCCGAAGGACAGTCAGATTCCATTCAAGAATCGCTGAGAATCGCCTTCATGAAAGAACAATGTGAAACAATAGTGCAAGAACTGAGGCAGGAGCTTTTTATGTCGAAAAAGCATGGAGAGGAGATGCTTCTGAAATTACAGGATGCGGTTGATGAGATTGAGAATAGGAAGAAATTTGAGGCCTCTCATTCGAAAAGAAATGAAGAGCTTACACAAAAAGTCTTGGAATTGGAGGAAGAGTTACAGTCTGCGGTTTCTCATAAACGCGAAAAAAATAAGGCATATGATAGTGTAAACACTGAACTGGAGTGCGCTTTATTAAGTATCGAGTATTGCAAGGAAGAAAAAGAAGGTCTCAAAACCTCATTGCAAGAGTGCATGGAAGAGAATTCTAGAATTTCAAATGAACTCACTTTAACCAACGGAAAGCTAGAGAGCGTTACATCTCTTACATGTGATTGTAAAAGACACAGTGGCTCTAATGGAGTTCGTCGCATGCCTACCCATCATACCGATatggaagaagatgaaaaactTGGAAGTTCTAAAGAAGAATCTGCTGGTATCTATTCTGTGGGAAGCTATTCCTCTAGGAACTTGGATGACGTTGATTCAGCAAGTACTAAAGCGGAAAAAGATGCTCAAAGTCCATCTATTCGAAGTGAATCTTGGAGCACGCCTTTGAAGAAACATATTATACAG GATGTTACTACTGAAATACCTCTGGAGCCAGAGAAAGGAACTTCGCCACACGAAGATCTGATGCATCTAGCTCTTATAAATGATACTTTCAAGAATCAGAGTTTAAAATCCAGCATGGATAATTTACATAAAGAG CTGGAAAGAATGAAAAGTGATAACTTGTTTCTGAAGAGTGAATGCGAGTTAGATCCAGATATTGCTTATCTACAGAAAGAAGTGGCACAATTGGATGAG GTGAATGAACAACTCAAGTGCAAATTCCCTACTTTCATTGAATGTCAAAGTAATGGGAATGCTTTGGAGAGGGTTCTAGCTTTAGAAATTGAGCTTGCTGAATCACTCCAGTCAAAGCAAAAATCAACCGTCCAATTCCAAAG TTCTTTCATTAAGCAGCACAATGATGAACAAGCAGTACTCCAGAGCTTTAGAGACATAAATGAATTGATCAAAGAAATGTTGGACATGAAAGGAAGGTATTCATCTGTGGAGAACGAACTCAAAGACATGCACGACCGCTATTCTCAGCTTAGCCTCCAGTTTGCAGAGGTTGAAGGCGAAAGACAGAAGCTCACGATGATGCTAAAGAATACCAGGACATCCAAGAAGCAGTTACTGAGCCCGAGTCGTTCATCATCTATCACATTAGCTAATAGCCCGTCATAG
- the LOC124945234 gene encoding membrane-anchored ubiquitin-fold protein 6-like — translation MAGEDLIEVKFRLADGSDIGPNQYSPTTTVGSLKEKLVAQWPKDKENSPKNINDLKLINGGKILENNKTLAESRLPIGELPGGSITMHVVLRPPMLDKNKEKLQEELLKKNRCSCSIL, via the exons ATGGCCGGAGAGGATCTGATTGAAGTCAAGTTCAGGCTTGCAGATGGGAGTGACATTGGACCAAATCAGTATAGCCCTACTACTACTGTGGGATCTTTGAAGGAAAAACTAGTCGCGCAATGGCCAAAAG ataaagaaaattcgccaaaaaatattaatgatctGAAGCTCATAAATGGTGGAAAGATTCTGGAAAACAATAAGACACTCGCGGAATCCAGGCTTCCTATTGGCGAACTCCCGGGAGGTTCTATCACGATGCATGTTGTTTTGCGTCCTCCCATGTTGGACAAAAACAAAG AAAAGCTGCAGGAAGAGTTATTGAAGAAGAACAGGTGCTCGTGCTCTATCCTTTAG
- the LOC124910041 gene encoding uncharacterized protein LOC124910041: protein MSFLDNFGVCSSEIGDYIGTESCIDLMSSLDEVKSAPGPGGRVRLTRSESKPKKEFPPPIPMLARTENLSPHMPWTLKRYYSGDGRLIIKEVRVPHHDYFKVNRSGGRLTLDLVPMDDEFFPLGLGIDDDDEVNDPDAAAEEAVAVVEGEDLEEEDHQIIMNPTVVEEDPIQIPIPIPSVEEEFANLHVAGGGCWSYGGGNETAACLLKVNVA from the coding sequence ATGTCTTTCCTTGATAATTTCGGAGTTTGTTCTTCAGAGATCGGAGATTATATCGGAACGGAGAGTTGCATTGATCTGATGTCTAGTTTAGATGAGGTCAAATCGGCGCCAGGACCAGGAGGACGTGTTCGATTGACTAGATCTGAGTCCAAACCCAAAAAGGAATTTCCGCCGCCGATTCCGATGTTGGCGCGGACTGAGAATCTGTCGCCGCATATGCCGTGGACGCTTAAGAGGTATTATTCCGGCGATGGACGGTTGATTATTAAGGAAGTTCGTGTTCCTCATCATGATTATTTCAAAGTTAATCGCTCTGGAGGTAGGTTAACTCTTGACTTAGTACCCATGGACGATGAGTTCTTTCCTCTAGGTCTCGGCATTGACGATGATGATGAGGTTAACGATCCGGATGCGGCCGCGGAGGAGGCGGTGGCGGTGGTGGAAGGGGAGGATCTGGAGGAGGAGGATCATCAGATAATTATGAATCCGACGGTGGTGGAAGAAGATCCAATTCAGATTCCGATTCCGATTCCATCAGTGGAAGAGGAATTTGCGAATTTGCATGTGGCTGGAGGAGGATGCTGGAGTTACGGAGGAGGAAATGAAACGGCGGCGTGTTTGTTGAAGGTGAATGTTGCTTGA